The Desulforegula conservatrix Mb1Pa DNA window CCATAGGCTGGGTGTCTCCCTGGATATTACCCCCGATATTGTGGACGAAGCAATATCCGCAAAAATAGATTGTCTGCTAACCCACCATCCATTTCTTTTCAAGCCTATAAAAACCATAGATTTTTCTTCAATTGAAGGTAGCATCGTTTATAAGCTCGCCAGATCCGGTCTTTCAATTGTATCTGCTCATACTAACTATGACAGCGCAAGAAACGGCCTTAATGATGTGCTTGCTGAAAGAATTGGGCTTTGCGATTTGGCCCCGATGCTGGGCTTAAAAGGCAGATTTGAAAAAGACTCATCGGTTGGCATCGGACGGATCGGGCTTCTTCCTGAAGAAATAACACTTTCAGAGTTCGCCATGCAGGTAAAGACAAAACTTGGGCTTTCCCATGTCAGATTTGTCGGACAGCCTGAAAAAAAAATAAGAAAGATTTCTATCTGTACAGGCAGCGGAGGCAGTCTTATCAATGATTTTTTTGAAAACGGGTCTGACTTATATGTTTCAGGTGATCTTAAATATCATGAGGCAAGGGATACTGAGGCAAGGGGGAAGGCATTTCTGGACATAGGTCATTTCGGATCAGAGATACTCATGGTTGAAGCTTTATCCAAAAGACTCCGGGAGTTTTTCAGAGATTCAGGCCGCAAAATCGAAATAATTGAAATGAGATCTGAAAAGGAACCTTTTGTTTTTTTATAAATTTCTGATATACGCATATGAAAATCGCATCATAGGGAACAAATATGAAAAAAATTTGCTGTGACCAGATCGGCGCGCTTATTCAAATTCAGGAAACTGATTCTGAAATAATAAGAATAAATGCTGCGCTTGCTCTTGTTGAAGGGCGTATAGATGAGCTGAATGTTAAATTAAAGAGTTTTTCAGACTCCATCAGCGCTAAAGATTCTGAAATCGAAGTGCTGAAGAAAAAACTAAAGGATTATGAACTCGAAATTCTGGAGTGTGAAAGAAGAATAGATCGGGGCCAGTCTCATATAAAGAGCATAACAACAAACAAAGAGTATCAGGCTGTCCAGCGTGAAATGGATGACGCCAGAAAGCGTAAATCAATGCTTGAGGACAGGCAGCTTGAGCTCATGGAATCCATGGAAAAGCTGGAAGCAGAGATGGACAGTCTCCGCAAGGATTATGTCCAGCTCGAGAGTTTTATCGAGTCACAGAAACAGGAAATATTGGATTCATCGATATCCGAGCGCAATGAGCTTGATGGCCTCAGCTCCATAAGGCAGAACGCCGCCAGAGTTGTC harbors:
- a CDS encoding Nif3-like dinuclear metal center hexameric protein; this translates as MKTLVRDVLDAIDSIAPWDLAESWDNSGLQVGDPYSVVHRLGVSLDITPDIVDEAISAKIDCLLTHHPFLFKPIKTIDFSSIEGSIVYKLARSGLSIVSAHTNYDSARNGLNDVLAERIGLCDLAPMLGLKGRFEKDSSVGIGRIGLLPEEITLSEFAMQVKTKLGLSHVRFVGQPEKKIRKISICTGSGGSLINDFFENGSDLYVSGDLKYHEARDTEARGKAFLDIGHFGSEILMVEALSKRLREFFRDSGRKIEIIEMRSEKEPFVFL
- a CDS encoding zinc ribbon domain-containing protein, with the translated sequence MKKICCDQIGALIQIQETDSEIIRINAALALVEGRIDELNVKLKSFSDSISAKDSEIEVLKKKLKDYELEILECERRIDRGQSHIKSITTNKEYQAVQREMDDARKRKSMLEDRQLELMESMEKLEAEMDSLRKDYVQLESFIESQKQEILDSSISERNELDGLSSIRQNAARVVEPPLLSRYDRILKLVGGRAVAPVERSICGGCHMNIPPQMFIELQRCKEIMYCPRCHRIIYWAGCFKDDND